AAAAACATATGGAGCATACTTTGATGAATATAAAAACTTATTAACAATTATGTTTTGCTTTTTTTCCAAGTAGATTCCCCTCCAATTTAAATATTAGGAGATGCAAATCATATAAACAATTGCATCCCTAATAATTTATAGATGATTAATTTTATTTGTCTACGGTTTTCTTAATTTTTACGTAATTCATCTGCTGCTGTTTTCAAAGCGGCCTGCGGCGTAGCTGAATTTTGTTTTAATACTTTAAATAATACTTGACTATTTAATAGGGTTCCAGCATTAGGGCTTTTTTCAATACTTACTGGAGTAGCTATTGAATCTTTTAATGGTAAAAGAACATTAAAGGCATCTTTACCATTTGAGAAATACTGTGTAAACTTGGTATCACCAATATTTGCACTTATTTTCTTCCATGAATCCCATCTAGGTGGATCAAAACCTTCTAAATTCCAAATGTTCTCACTAGCATTTTCAGTTCCTTTTGCAAAGAACAAAAACTTCTTTGCAAGTTCAACATTTTTACCTTGAATTGGTACTGCTGTTCCTGTTCCGCCTAATCCAACAGATAGATTTTTATTTCCAGTTGCAAATACTGGAGGTGCTTGTATTGCTATTTTACCTTTTAGATCAGGCATATTAGCTAAAAATCTACTTGTATACCAGAATGGCATTATAACTGAAGCAGCTCCACCTTTGTTAAAAGCTCCATAACCTTCTTCTGTATCAGGTTGTCCACCAGGAGATATGGCAGCAATTTTATCTGTAAATACCATATCATGAAGTAGTTGTAGTGACTTTACTGCTACTGGATTATCCAAAGTGACGTTTCCACTTTTATCAAAGACATCTGAACCTTGTTGTCCGACCATTAAGCTAAACTCCCAATTTGCAGTCTGTGAAAGATATCCCATGTATTTTCCTGTTTTTGCTTTTACAATTTTACCAGCAGCTGTATAGTCATCCCAGGTTTTGATTTTTGTATAATCAACACCTGCTTTTTTAAAAAGGTCCTTATTGTAGAAAGCAACAGTAGTTCCTACATGTGTAGGTAAACCGTACACTTTTCCGCCTTTGCTATATAAATCTAAACGTGATTGTATAAAATTAGCCTTCTCAGGGGCTACAATATCACTTAAATCTGCTAATTGTGGGGTTCCTTTTGTAAAGTTTGGAAACTGACCAACCTCGATATCAGCAATATCTGGAGCTCCAACTCCTGATTTAACTGCGACCAATAATTTGTTATGCATATCAGTATAAGGATAAGTAGTTACTTTTAACTCAATAGGTTGATCTGGATGGGCTTTATTCCAACTCTTAGCAGCATCATTGTATAAATTAGAATGTAACCCAATAAATGTCCATAAATTCAATTTTGTTACTTCTCCGGATTTAGTACTCTGACCATTTGTTGCAGTTGAAGATTTACTACCACAACCACCTAAAACCATTGTAGCTGTCATCAGTGAAATAAGCATAAGACTAATTCTTTTTTTCATAAAATCCCCCTCCTAAATGTATTAAATAGAGTATTTAAGTTGATCCTTCTATTTCCTCCTTTAATAAAGAATAAATTTTATATTGCAATGAAATGGAAATAGAAATTTTCATAACATTTCAATTTCATTAAGAATAATTAGGAAACGTTATCATACAGCGAATTAAACTATTAATATATTTTAAAATCAAGAATATTATATATTAATAGTTTTATGTTTGTGTTAATTGGTTTATAACTACAGTATGGTATTATTTACTGTAAAAGTCAATAAAATTTTTAATTTTAGTTAATTGTTTCATGTTTCTATAAACCAATCCTCATTACTTGTACATAGAAATATAATTTTACTTATATGTATTTTATTATTGACCTTCTATAGAAAAAAACTTATAATACAATTAATACTAATGTTAATATATTAATCATATTATTAATTACTGAAGGAGGGTGTAATAATGGCTAATTTAAAAAAAGCTAAAATCATTATTAATGCTGATGTAAAGAAGGGTAAAATTAACAAGAACATTTATGGTCAGTTCTCTGAGCACTTAGGTAGATGTATATATGAGGGACTTTGGGTTGGAAAAGACTCGCCTATTCAAAATACAAATGGAATTCGTAATGATGTAGTACAGGCTTTAAAAGAACTTAAAATTCCAGTATTAAGATGGCCAGGTGGATGTTTTGCTGATGAGTATCACTGGAAGAATGGCATAGGTAAACCTGAGAGTCGTCCTAAAATGATTAATACTCATTGGGGAGGGCTAGTTGAGAATAACAATTTTGGAACACATGAATTTTTTGAGCTATGTGAGCAACTTGAAACAGAGCCTTATATTTGTGGAAATGTTGGAAGTGGCACTGTTCAAGAAATGAGTGAATGGGTGGAATATATGACATTTGATGGTGTGTCACCAATGGCAGAGCTTAGAGCGGCTAATGGACACGAAAAGCCTTGGAATCTAAAATACTTTGGTGTTGGTAATGAAAATTGGGGCTGCGGTGGAAACATGAGACCAGAATATTATTCAGATCTATACAGAAGATATTCTACCTACGCAAGAAATTATCAGGGAAATAAGCTTTTTAAAATAGCTGGTGGTCCCAATGCTAGTGATTATAATTGGACAGAAGTATTGATGAGAGAATCTTCTAGTCTTATGGATGGATTAAGTCTCCATTATTATACAATGCCCTTCGGTTTCGATGATAAAGGCTTCGCAACAGTATTTGATGAGACATTATGGTTTAAAACTATGGAAAAAATATTATATATGGAAGAACTTATAATTAAACACAGTACTATTATGGATAAATACGATCCAGACAAACGTGTAGGATTAATAGTCGATGAATGGGGAACTTGGTTTAATGTAGAACCTGGAACAAACCCTGGCTTTCTTTATCAACAAAACACCTTAAGAGATGCTCTAGTTGCAGGGGTTGGTCTTAATATATTTAATAACCATTGTGATAGAGTACAGATGGCAAATATTGCTCAAATGGTAAATGTTCTACAAGCTATGATATTAACGCAGGGAGATAAAATAGTATTAACACCAACATACCATATATTTAAAATGTACAAGGTACATCAAGATGCTGAGCTTTTGTCCACATCAATCGAATGCGAAGATTATGTGAATGGGGATAAATCTTTACCTGAGTTAAATGTGTCAGCTTCAATTGACGACAAGGGAATCACTCATATATCTTTATGCAATTTAAGCCCTAATGATCAAATTGAAGTGACTAGTGAATTAAGAGGATTCGTCTACTCAAAAGTATCGGGAACCATACTTGCAGCTGATGAAATGAATGCATACAACAGTTTTACAGATCCAAATAAAGTTGTTCCAAAAGAATTTAAAGCATTTACAATTGAAAATAATAAACTTTCAATAGTTATGCCTAAAATGTCAGTTATTGTACTTAATGTAGAGTAATAAGATGATAAAATGTAAGGCTTGCTTAGCGAGTGTGAGAGTTTCTGAAAATGATATTGATGATATGTTAAATATAATTGTTAGTGGCAATCAATTTAAGCTTATTGATCAGGAGACTTATGAAAAGCGTTTGCATATTTGCTTTAATTGCAATTATCTAGAATATGGTACAACCTGCTTGCAATGTGGTTGTATTGTACAAATAAAGGCGAAATTGATGGAATCTAATTGTCCTTATCCTAAAAAATCAAAATGGGAATGAAGTCTCACTTCATTCCCATTTTACTATGTATAATATAGCCTAAAGATCAAATCTTGATCGTAGTTTCCAAAACCACTTCCAAAAACAGTTAGACCGCCTATATGCTTAGCATCTGCTGCCACTTCTAATCTTAGTTTCCATTGTTTGCTCCTAATATTTATATCCGATAATTTAACATCTGAAATTTTTTCTCCATCAATAAAAGAACCTTTTTCATTTATTTTAATGATTTTTAGCATCCCGTATTGATTTATATCACTGATCCACCAGTTTGGAGTATATTTTCCTTTTACATCAGCAAAGTCGCCAGGACTAGTCCACTCTCCAATTTTAATTCCGTTCATTATAAAAGAGATATCAGATGGCCAATTTTTGTTTGCACCAGGTGCTTCTGAGCCAATTTCCATGGATATTTCAAGTTCACTAGGATTTTGCGTTGTTAAGAGATAATTAGGTAATTTATATTCAACAAAGCCCTGAGTAAACCATAAAATTTTTGCAGCTACTCTTTGTGAATCTAAAAAAGATCTTGTATCGTCAAAATAACCTATAATTTTTTCAGTAGTTGCAAGACCACATGTTGGTGTGACTTCAAAATCAGTATACTGACCTATTGGAACAATATATTCATGATGTTTTACTCGCTTCTGAATTTTCCTCGGAAAATCTATTACTATACCATCTAAAATTAAAGAGCATATTTTCTGGACGCCACCCTTACTTTTGGTTCGTTCACCTTTTACGATTCCAGCTTTTTCTAATTTATTAATATGCATAGTAATAATTGCACTACTAAGTTCTAGTTTACTAGCAATTTCTTTTATATTTAAGGGTAGTTCGGAAAGAAGATTAATAATCTTAATTCGTACAGAACTGTCTAACGCTTCGTATACAGGAAGCCATTTTTCGCTTATATCAATTTTCATAATTATTCCTTTCACTATTTAATGATTAACATAATTATGAACTTGTTAATTAGGATTGTAAAGTAATTAAACTAAAGATTTAAATATTCATTTTATAATTATTTTGTTAAGGTTTCATCTATTAGGTTTTGTTCATACACAACTCTTATACTTATTCCTTGATTATAATTGCCAAAGTTCTTACCAAATAAAGTTAAACCACCTTTGTGCTTAGCATCTTCTGGAATAGATAATTTTAATGATAAATCGCTTTTGTAATTTAAATTAATATCATTTAAATTGGTATCTGAGATTTTAAGCCCGTCAATAAAAGTTCCAAATTTATTAATGGACAATAATTTTAATAAACCATATTGGTTCCAATTTGAGAACCACCAGTTAGGTGTTAAAATTCCTTTTGTATCAGCATAGTCGCCAGGACTTGTCCAACTGCCGAGGTAAATATCATTTAGGTTAAAATAAATATCAGAAGGCCATAAACTACAATTACCCGGTGCCTCGGAACTTATTTCCATAGAGATTTGAATTTCTGAAAATACTTGTGAAGGTTTTAGATAATTAGGTATTCTATATTCTATTGCACCCTTTGAAAACCATAAAATATCAGCATTGATTCTATCTGGGTCAGCAAAATAACTTGGATTATCCACTTCTCCAATCAACTTATCTTTTGTAGCTATTCCACAAGTTGGTTGTATTTCGTAAAAAGAATATTGTCCAATTCCAATTTCTAATTCATATGAGTTATCCATATCTTGTTTACCAATATCTATAATAAATTTATCTTCATGTAAATAACATATTTTTTGAATCCCATGTTTAGCGGTTAAAATATTAATTTTAATGATTCCACATTCTTCTAATTTTCTAATATGCATAGTGATTGCTCCATTAGAAAGCTTTAATTTTTTTGCGATATCATTCATGTTAAGTTGCTTATATTCTGATAAAAGATTAAGAATTTGAATTCTTACATCTGAACTAAGTGCTTTAAATATTGGCAAACTCTCTTCAAGGTTTTTAATATGTATCATTATTTACGTCTCCTTTATGAATTCATTCAATACATATATTATATAATATATGTATTGAATATTATATAACTATTTTAGGTTTTTTTAAAATAAAGGAACCGTTTAAACAATGAATTATTTATTTAGTAACTATTTAAGAGTATATTCGAATTATAGGATGGAATAAATGGTATCTAATGGTATAATACTTATAAATAATTTAGAATTTGAAAGAAAAAAATATTTAATAAAGGGAGTAATAGTTATGAAATCTATTCATAATCCAATTCTTGAGGGATTTAATCCAGATCCTTGTATATTAAAAGTAAAGGAAATTTATTATATTGTTGTTTCTACGTTTGAGTGGCTACCGGGGATAAGAGTTTACGAATCTAACGATTTAGTGAATTGGAATTATTGTACATCAGTATTGATAAATGAGGAATTGGTTAACTTGCAAGGTAATCCCACAGGATGCAGTATATGGGCACCTCATATAAGTTACTGCGAGGATACATTCTATCTTGTATATACAGATGTCAAAAGTACAAAAGTTCCATTTAAAGATGTGAATAATTACTTAATTACATCAAAAAACATTAAAGGACCTTGGAGCAATCCAATTTATTTAAACAGTTCTGGATTTGATCCATCTTTATTTCACGATGAAAATGGTGAAAAGTGGTTAGCAAATGAAATATGGGATTACCGTTTAATTACACATAATAAATCTGCTGGTATTATTATTCAAAAATTTGATTGTCAAAAAAAAGAATTGATTGGGAAAACATATAAAATTTTTGATGGAACAAAATATGAAAAAACAGAAGCGCCACAGATATATAAACATAAAGAGTATTACTATTTATTAACAGCGGAAGGGGGCACTGGAGAGGGACATATGGTTACGGTAGCTCGATCAAAGAATATTACTGGCCCTTATGAATTAGATCCTAAGAATCCTATGCTAACTTCTAGAGATAACCCTGATTTATATCTTAAATGTGCAGGACATGCTAGCTTAGTGGAAACAGATGAACACGAGTGGTATTTAGCTCATTTATGTACTAGACCTATAATGGGTAAATATCCTATTCTTGGAAGGGAGACTGCATTGCAAAAAGTTATTTGGTCAAAGGATGGGTGGCTCAGACTTATTCAAGGTGGACATTCACCTGCTACAGATGTTGAACTTCCAAAGGGCTTTAATGGAATTATTAAAATAAAGGATAATAAATTCTTTGATGATTTTGACAAAAAAGATTTAAATAGTGAATGGAGCACTCTGAGAATATTTCCAAACAGTAGCTGGCTTAACATAATTCCAGATAAATCCATAATACGTATAACTGGTGCTGAATCACCTCAGAGTACTTTTGATCAACATATCATTGCAATACGTCAGAGTGATATTAATTTTAGTGCAGAGACAGTAGTTACTTTTGCGCCTACAAACCATCTACAATTAGCAGGGATGATATTATATTTAGATACAATGAATTATATTTATTTATATCTTTCTTATGACGAAGAGATGGGGATTATTGCTCAGGTAATGAAAGTAGTAAAGGATGATTTTTCTATATTGCCAGTTAAGGTACCTGTAAGTGGTAAGAAAGTGAAGATGCATATTAAAGTAAATGGAATTAATGCACAGTTTAGTGTGGAAGATCAAGAAACAAAAGAATTTTTAGTAAAGGAAGATATCAGTTTTTTATCAGGAGGTTATACAGGGAATTTTATAGGACTTACAGTCAATAATTTAGAAAAAAAGAATGCTTGCTTTGCTGATTTTGATAATTTTAAATATCAACCAGAGTAATCTTACTAAGAGTAAAAGCTATGCAATCTGCATAGCTTTTACTTAGAAATTATATTATTTATTTCTATGTTTCTTAATATAACAATATACAGGCAATCCAATTAAAGTGATAACAATTCCTATAAGTGCTTTTCTAGTATCGGTTAAAAGAGTACTTATAAGTATATATAGGCCTCCAATAATTCCGATTAATGGAACTATTGGGTAAAGTGGTACTTTATAAGGTCTCACTAAATCTTTATGTTTTGTTCTTAATATAAAGATACCGGCTACTGCCATTGTGAAGAAAATCCATAAAACAAAAACAACAAGATCAGTTAAGGCATTAAAAGAACCACTAAATATATAAAGACAAGCAAGTGCAGCCACAAAAATATAAGAATTTAATGGAGTTTGATATTTTTTGTTAACTTTTCCTAAAAAGTTACTACAAGGTAAAAGTTTACTCTGTGCCATAGCAAAAGGGATTCTAACTCCTGTCATTAGGTAACCGTTTAATGCTCCGAAGATTGATATTAATATACCGGCAGAAATAAATAATGAGCCAGATTTTCCAAGTAAAACGGATGCAACATCTGATGCTACTGTTTTAGAACTTATAACACTGGTTATAGGAATTACATTTATAATTGCTAAATTAAATAAAACATAGACTATTAAAGTAATGCTTAATCCTATAATTATGGATTTTGGTATATCTTTTTTAGGGTTTTTAAGTTCACCTGCCATATTACTTACACTTACCCATCCATCATAAGCCCAAAGTGTTCCAAGCACAGCGGCTCCAAATCCAGCACCGGCAGCTGTTGTTCCTACTGGCATGGAAAAACTATGAGCTGTTCCTTTTATAATGCCTAAAGCAATGATAATAAACAGTGGAATAAGTTTTGCAATAGTTGCGATGAATTGAATTTTGCTTGCAAGTTTAGTTGATAATACATTTGCAGTCGTAATAATTAGAAGCATTAGTATTGCAAATAATTTTTGTTGAAGTCCGCTCATGGGTACAAAATTAGTAGCTTGAGTTGCTAAAACTATTGCGAGGGCTGCGATGGAGCCAGGTACATAAATAACCGTTTGTACCCAACCAAATAAGAATGCCCATTTTTCACCATAAAGTTCTTTAAGATATATAAAGATACCTCCGGTTTTTGGAATAGCAGCTGCTATTTCAGCAATAGTAAGGCCCGACGCTATAGTTATAATACCACCTGCTACCCAAGCAAGTATCCCTATAAGTGGAGAACCAGCATTTTTAAAGACTATTGAAGGTTTAAAGAAAATTCCTGAACCTATGACCATACCTATAACTATGGTAATGGCTTCTAGCGAACCGATTTCCCTTTTTAGTGTTTTGGGGAAATTAATTGGGCTTTTTAAACTATTTGATGCCTTCAAAATAAATCATCCTTTCTTCTTTAGTATTTTGTATATTGTTATCTAATAAGACTTTTTAAAATTAAATTTATATTATTTCTATATAAGTTTAATAGCAAACTTAAGTATAGTCAACAAAATTTTGAAGGAGATTATTTTTAAAGTTTTAGTTGCTAAAAGACTGAAGAATATTAGAATATAAATTAATATTTGCCCATATATATCTATTGTTATAATATATATATGTTATAAAATTATATGTATTATAGTGAATAATTGGAGGAATGAAAATGAGATTGTTACTGACAAACGACGATGGTATAAACGCAAAAGGAATATATGCCTTAGCTAAAGAACTTGAAAAAAATCATGAAGTAATTATCGTGGCACCAGATAAAGAGAGAAGTGCCTGTGGTCATTCAATAACCCTTACAAGACCACTTATTGTTAAAGAAACTAAGCTCAAAGGAATAAAAGCGAAAGCTTTTAGTGTAGATGGAACGCCAGCGGATTGTGTAAAAATTGCAATTAATAAACTTACTGATGCTAAAATAGATATGGTAGTATCAGGAATTAATAGAGGTTTTAATTTAGGTACAGATGTTTTATATTCCGGAACTGTTTCTGCAGCAATAGAAGCTACTATATATAAAATACCAGCAATGGCGGTTTCAGTAGAGTTTGACGACAATACTGAAAATTATGACATAGCGGCTAAATATGCTAGAGTAATACTTCTTAAGGCTACCCAAAATAAAATTAATAATGATATTGTATTAAATGTAAATGTTCCCATGCTTGAGGAGAGTGAAATAAAAGGAATTAAAGTGTGCAAAATTGGGAGTAGATTGTATAATAATAAATATGTAGAATCTATTGGAGAAAATAATGAAACTCAGTATCAGATTAAGGGTACGGCAAAAGATATTCATGAGGAAGATTCCGATACAATATATTTTAAAGAGGGGTACGTTACTGTAACACCACTTCATTATGATCTAACTAATTTTGAAATATTAAATGATGTAGGTAAATGGTTTTAACCACAAAAAGCCAGGTTTTTTATCATTATATGATTAAAAATCCTGGCTTTATTTTGTGTGAAATGAGTAATATATCTAGATCATTAAGTATTGTATTTTTGATCTACTTTTTTAATTTATCTAATAACTCGTCTACGGATATAGTAGATAAGTTTATTCCATCTAAGGGTAATTCTTTTTCAATGGCAGATTTAAGAAGTGGTGACCTTCTAGCATCACCTATCACAATTGCACCAATAATCTTATTGTTTTTTATAAATATCTTTTTATAACTGTTTCCATTAATATCTTCACATGATAATACGTTTGTAGAGTTCGATTCTTCTATACATCCCATAGAAAATAAAGAAATACCAAAAGCATTTAGCATTGTTACTGGAGTAATTTTTTCATATATAGCATCACGCCCCGAAATATTATACCCTGCAACTTTTCCTTGTGAGATAGCAATATTCCATAGTCCGATAACTTGATTATCAAATTCTGCAATATCACCTGCTGCATAAATATCTTTTATATTAGTTTCCATTTTATTGTTTACGAGGACTCCTCTTTCTCTTTTAATATCAGTCTTTAAAATTAGGTCCATATTAGGCTTAATACCTATTGAGTGAATAACTATTTCACACTTTAATTCTACACTTTCGTTTATAAGAATTCCTTCTACTTTATTATCAGTGCCTATTATTTTATTTACACAAGTGTTAGTTAATATTTGTATTCCACAAGATTGTATTTTACTTTTTAATATCTCTGATGCTTTATCGTCTAATTGTCGAGGCATAAGCCTTGGACATAATTCAACAATTGTAACTTTGATGTTATGCTGATGTAATATGAAGGCCATTTCAAGGCCAAGTATTCCGCCACCAAGAATTATTACATTAGTGTTCTCATTAAGTTTCTCCTTAATATTTAAAGCGTCATTAAGGCCCCGAAGCGTGTATACTCCGTTCATACCTATACCATCAATTTGAGGTACGTTATTACTTGCACCATTTGCAATTAACAATTTATCATAACTAAGTTTACTACCATCAAATAGGGATACTTCATGTGAAGTTGAATCTATACTTACTACTTTAGTATTAATTAATATTTTTACGTTATTTTGTTCATACCACTCTTTTTTTTGAATAAGTATATTATTTTCTTCAAGCTTATCGAATAAACTTTTGGATAACTTTATTCGGGTATATGGATAAAATTTTTCTTCGCCAATTAAACATATATCTGAATCTAAATCTGTTTCTCTAATTGATTTAATAGCTGTTATTGCTGTAATGCCACTACCTACTATTATAATTTTTTTTGTAATTTTTTTAGCCATCGATATCACCCATTTCATTTAAGATTTATTTTTTGCTTATGTACATTGCGGGGAAATATTTTTCTTGTCTATGGGACATTCTCATTTTTGAATACCCTAATGTTATCTTACACTTCATTTATGGTAATATGCAAGAAAATAATTCAGATATGTAGAGTAATTACATCAAATGTATTTTTAAAGCTTTAAGTATTACTTTTTCTAAAGTATACTATAATCAGAATTTTTTGATATAATTAGCCTAAAGAAATTTTTGATTATTATCAAATATAAGATTTTATGTTTGAGAGAAAGGAGAAATATATGAATGTTAAGGAATTACCACTGATTTTTGATGGTGCCATGGGGACATATTATGCAAGTATTAAAGATAACCCATTATCTAAATGTGAGCTTGCAAATATTTATGAAAGAGATACCATATTAAATATACATAAGGAATATATAGATGCAGGTTGCAGGGCAATTAAGACAAATACATTTGCTGCAAATAGAATTAGCCTTGAAAGTGATTTTAATATAGTAAAAGATGTGATTGTAAAAGGTTATGAAATAGCAAGTGAGGCAACAAAGGGCACTGATGTTTTGGTTTTTGCTGATATTGGACCAATCCCATTTTTAGAGACTATTAATTTATGGGAGGCATATAAAGAAATAGTAGATTTGTTTTTAGAACTCGGTGCAACGCACTTTATATTCGAAACTTTTAGTAGTGATGAATATCTACCCCAAATTTCTAAATATATTAAGGAGAAAAATCCAAAGGCATATATTTTGATGGAACTTGCAGTTTCTCCAGAAGGATTTACAAGAATCGGTATATCAGGTGAAAAATTTATAGAGAAAGTTTCTAATATATCAAGTATAGATGCTTGTGGCTTTAACTGTTTTTCAGGGCCAAATCATTTACTAAAATATATTAAAACTCTTAATATAGAAAATAAAACAATCTCCGTTATGCCAAATTCAGGGTATCCAACAGTAATAAATAATCGTACGTTTTTTAATAATACTAAAGAATATTTTGCAAGGCAAATGCTAGAAATAGCAAAACAAGGTGTAGCGATAATAGG
This window of the Clostridium estertheticum genome carries:
- a CDS encoding NAD(P)/FAD-dependent oxidoreductase — translated: MAKKITKKIIIVGSGITAITAIKSIRETDLDSDICLIGEEKFYPYTRIKLSKSLFDKLEENNILIQKKEWYEQNNVKILINTKVVSIDSTSHEVSLFDGSKLSYDKLLIANGASNNVPQIDGIGMNGVYTLRGLNDALNIKEKLNENTNVIILGGGILGLEMAFILHQHNIKVTIVELCPRLMPRQLDDKASEILKSKIQSCGIQILTNTCVNKIIGTDNKVEGILINESVELKCEIVIHSIGIKPNMDLILKTDIKRERGVLVNNKMETNIKDIYAAGDIAEFDNQVIGLWNIAISQGKVAGYNISGRDAIYEKITPVTMLNAFGISLFSMGCIEESNSTNVLSCEDINGNSYKKIFIKNNKIIGAIVIGDARRSPLLKSAIEKELPLDGINLSTISVDELLDKLKK